The genomic region AGCCGCAGACGATCCTTTGTTTCTCTCTCGAAATGGGAAACCGTTGACAACAAGAGCGGCTGCTATGCAGTTGAAGTCTATTGGCTGCAAAGCCGGAGTAAGAAAAGAAGTCATGCATCCTCATGCATTTCGTCATTATTTTGCTATAAAAATGCTTAAAGCAACGGGCAATGATATTTCCCTTGTCAGCTCTTATCTTGGACATTCGAATATTGCAACCACAGCGATTTATACCATGCGGACAAAAGATGAGCAGGTAAATCTTTTAAATTCACAAATGAGTTGGTAAAAAAATGAGCATAGCAAAACCGGAACAGACGCTTACAAAAAAAGTTTGGAACATGACAGGCGTTCTTGCAGCGGCCGGCGTCGGATTTACGGATTATATTATTCAGCTGACATATCTCTTATTTCTAAAAATGGATTTTGAGAAAGAAGCTTACGGTTTAGGCAGCGCACTTCCTGACGGAAGCAAATGGAAAGACCTTGTTGAACTGGACGGACGCAATCAACTTAAAAAATATGAAAAGATTCTTGAAATTTTACAGGCATCTGATGGACTTATCGGCGCAATTTTTACGGAAGCGCAAAATAAGATTAAAACACCGGCTCTTCTTAAAAAACTGATCGGAATGATTGATGAAGAAAACTGGTTCAGTATGGACGGAGATCTAAAAGGCGCAATTTATGAAAGTATTCTTCAAAAAAACGGACAGGATAAAAAATCCGGAGCAGGGCAATACTTTACACCGCGTCCTTTGATTAATGCGATGGTTGATGTTGTTCAGCCGAAGATTACAGAGACCGTTGCCGATCCGGCGTGCGGAACCGGCGGCTTCTTGCTTGCCGCCTATGACTATATGCGCAAACAAAGCGACGAGCCGAGTAAAGTGGATTTCTTACAAACGCAGGCACTGAGCGGAAATGACATTACGCCTCTTGTCGTAACATTGGCTTCTATGAATCTTTATCTTCACGACATTGGAGTGAACACCACACCGATTAAATGTGAAGATAGTTTGGAACACGAACCCGAACATCTTGTAAATGTGATTCTTGCCAACCCGCCGTTTGGGGCTCGCCCTGCAGGAAGTGTGGATATTTCGACCATGCGTTCCGATTTGATTGTAACGACAAGCAACAACCAGTTAAATTTTTTGCAGCATATAATGGTCATGTTAAAAGACGGCGGAAGAGCCGGAATCGTTCTTCCCGATAATGTGCTTTTTGCAGACGGCGCCGGAGAAATTCTTCGCAAAAAACTTTTAAAAGATTTTAATCTTCATACGATTCTTCGTTTACCGACCGGTATTTTTTACGCAAACGGCGTAAAAGCAAATGTACTATTCTTTGAAAAAGGAAGCCCGACACAAGAGACATGGTATTACGATTACCGGACAGGAATTAAACACACACTTGCAACGAAACCGCTTAAACGTTCCGACCTTGAAGACTTTGTAAAGTGCTACTGCGCGGGGAGCCTTGAAGACAGAAAAGAAACATGGAGCAAAGAAAATCCGACGGGAAGATGGCGTAAATATCACGTCGATGAATTGCTTGCACGGGATAAAACCAGTCTGGATATTTCCTGGATAAAAGACGATTCCGATGCGGTAGACTGTTCACTCGCCGAACTGATGCAGACAATTCAAACCAAGAGCGCCAATATCACCGCTGCTGTTGCCGAACTTTCCCGACTGATTGAAGGAATTGAAGAATGAAAGAGCAAAACGAAGAACAACACTGTAATAAACTTTTTGAAGTTTCTCCAGCAGAAGCTCCGTAACCCGTTAGAGGGATTCGTAAACCTCCGCTAGCCGCAGGCGATCCGGCCGGGGGTAATACCGGCAGCGGCATTTTTTATTTCAAAATACGTTTTTCACATCATGTATACCGAGCCTATTTTTTTCAAATAGTTTCTTTGATTAGTCATAATAAAACCGGCTACAGTATACCGTAAGCGTACATTGAGGATACGCCTTGTACGGATTTCCCTTCCCTTTACCTGAAAAGGTGTATCCTGATGGCGCTTATCTGGAGGTATTACTATGACGACAAAAAAATCACAAATTGCATGGCTTTTATTCGCAGCGCTGTTTGTTGCAGCGATGGTATTTTTCGTAACGGATTCTCTGACGGTTACGGCAATCGCCGGAACTTTTACCGGAGTGCTGGGGACATTTCTCGGTATCGATATTCTTACGATGCTGCATAAAACAAAAGAGCTTCCGGCAGGACGGTATAAAAATATGAACCGGCATCGTTACATTATTGCCCTTATTATTTTTGCTTTGCTGCTTATCGAAGCGTTTATCATTTCAAGCATCTTTGAACGGGATATGAACTCGCTTTATTTATCCTTTGGCGTCGGTTTTATCATCGTTATCGGCGGGCTTGTCTCGGGCGTTGAAGCAAATAAAATCGTAACCGGCGAGCAGCCGCCTGAGCTCAATGAGACAGGTGAACTATCCGGAGACGAGTCATGATACCTCTTTATATCATATTAGCGTTGTTGGGCGTTATCGCGGTGCTTTCACTTTTGCTTACTATCATAGTGAAAAAATTAAAAAGAGCAAAAACGGAAGTACAGCGATTAAGCGGCGCTTTTGAAGCGGTTCGTAAAAGAGCAGAACGCTTACAAGAAGCGCAAGATAAGAATAAAAAAATTACGGAGGAATCGGATGAAAAAAGGCAGGCGCTTTCCGCTACTGCTGACGCTTCTCTTGTTACTCGTGCAAATAGTCTTTTTTCAGACCGGATGCACGACAACAAAAGCGCCGACGACTGCGGACATTGATGCGGTATTACAAAACATTGCGCCTGAAAAACCGCCTGCTCCTGTAATGGAGCCGGTGGTTTTTGAGGATAAAGACGACGGGCTTTGGCTTTCGTATGAAAATTACCGCACACTTGAACGCAATATTATTGCAATGAGAGAATATACTGCGCGTCTTGAAGTCATTATTGCATTTTGGGAGACAAAAGAGAAATGAGTGGAACGGTTATTATATCCCTGATTGGCACTCTTGTCGGAATGCTTATAACCGTCGGCGGGGTATTTATCGCAGTCGGCGGCTTAAAGCAAAAAATACACGACAGCGTCGAAACAAATAAAGCGCAAGAAGAACATATCAAAACGCTCGCTTCAAAAGATGAGTTAGCGAAAGCAATAAAACGTTCCGATGAATTACTGGTGCTGATGCAAAAGCGGGCTGATGAAGACCGTTTATCGGGTGAGCGAAAGTACACGGAATTGTATGGCTTACTGAATGTACACAGTGAACGTATCGGCAAACTTGAAGTGTCGCAAGCACAAGTGTTTAAAATGCTGGATAAGCTTGATTCTAACATCAATAACGGTTTTAAAGACATGAAAGAAGACATCCGCGAATTGCGCAAAGCAATCAAAAAGGAATAGAAGCGGTATGGCAAAAGATGAAAGACGCGCTGAGGCTGAGCGGCTTTATGTAAAGGAAGGAAAATCCTGCGCTCAAATTGCCACCGAACTTGCAGTAAGTGAAGGCACTATATACCGTTGGAAAGCAGACGCTGCAGCCTTAGGGGAGACAAGCGACTGGGACACGGCGCGGCGGGTGTATAACATGAGTCCGCGCGAATTAGTCACCATGTATGCAGAAGCCTTAAAGCAGTGGGTAGTAAAAATAAAACAAAGTCCCGATCTTCTTTCCGATGGAAAAATAGCTGATGCGATTGCGAAGCATGTGAGCGTTTTACAAAAGCTCGATAACCGCAGCCAGTATATGGGTGTCGCGCTTGACCTGATTAAAATTGCCGACCGGTGGCTCTATGAAAATGAACCTGCCTTAAAAACACAAATGGAGCCGCATTGGGAAAGTATCTATCAAGCACTTTCGGAGTATAGCACGAAAAAAGGCTTATTATAAAAGGACTATCAAACGTGAAAGAAATTAGAACAGCGCGGGAACTTGAAAAAGAATGGAATAAGCTCAAAGAAGAAATCTTATCCCGTCCGCTGTTTGTTGATAATAGTGAAAAAGCAAAAGATGCGCGGAAACGTAAGTGTGCTGATTCGGTATGGGAATTTGCCCGTACCTACTTCCCCGAATACGTTGCAAGTGAAGGGGCAAAATTTCATAAAGAATGGGAAAAAATCCGGCTTACCGAAAAAGAGCCAATTTTACTGCAAGCATTCCGCGGCTGTGGAAAGTCTACGTTTTTTACACTGCTTGATCCGATACACGAAATCGCTTACGGCAGACGGAAGTTTATGCTTTTTTCTAGCTATACGGAAGAAAAGTCAGAACGCTTTACCGGCCGCATCTTATTGGAATTGATGTACAATCAGCGACTTAAAAATGATTTTGGTGAGTTTATTCCGGAAGGAAAACGCCCGGCAATGGGCGACTTTTCGGTCAATATCCCCGGTAAAAAAGGGAGTACTATCGGCGTGGTTGCCGTTTCAATCGGACAAGACCCGCGCGGGTTCGTACACGGAGCCGCCCGCCCTGATTATGTCAGACTCGATGATATTCAAAACAGAAAGCGTGCAAAATCACGGAAGTTTGTAAAAGAATCGGTTGAATGGATTATGCAGGATTTAATTCCTGCCCTCGCTGCAAATTATTCATGTATCATTGTTGCAACCCCGCTTAACACACAATGTGTAGCTGCAACGTTAGAGAAAGGCAGCGATGAAATAGAGGCGGTCAAAACGTATAAATTCCCTGCCGAAGTGAGAGGAAAACCGGCATGGCCTGATTTCTTTCCTCTCGACCGGTTAAAGCGGCTCAAGCGCACCATTGGCTCTCTTGCATACGGGCAAGAGTTTTTATTAATTCCGATTGCCCTTGATGAGCGCATTTTTAAGGAAGAGCATATCCGCGGCTACCAACCGGAAGAACTTACCGCGGTACGCTTTGCTTATGTTTTTTCATGGACAGACCCAAGTGTTAAACAGGAAGAAAAACATTGTTTTAAAGCAACTGTTTGTGCAGGTATTACGAATGAAGGGATTATCTATATTTTAAAAGCACGTATTCGTAAAGAAAGTATTCAGCGGATGGTAGACGGCATGTATATGATTTATCAAACGTGGAATCCGTCGTATATGTTTTTTGAAGATAACGGCGGGCAAGCGATGCTTGCAACCGTGCTTGATATGAAGGCGGAACAGGAAGGCTATTACATTCCGTACCGACCTGAGACGGCAACTATCAATAAAGATACCCGCATTGAAGCGACGCTTTCTGCACCGATCGAAAACGGTATCATCCGGTTTTATAAACAAGATAAAGATCAAAAAGAATTGATAGACGAGCTGTTGCAATATCCTGACGGGGAATATAAAGACGGCCCTGATGCGCTTGAAGGAGTGGTGAGAAAACTCATTGAAGCGGCAAAAAAGAAAAGAGCAGGAATGCCGTATTCACGGAGCACGCGGGAAAGCAGCGCTGTGTTACAGGGGTATGAATGATGGGAAAGTATAAAAAGCAGACAGGCGGCGTACAGCGCTTTGATCGCTGGAGTCCGGACACGAAAGATACGGCAGATAAGCGTATACAGACCGTTGAAGAAACGATTGAAAAAATGAGCGGTAATCATTTTGCAACCCGCGAGCGGGCAAATGACTTTGTCCGGCTGATGCGCTCCCTTCCTGATCCTGATCCTATTTTGCAGAAAATGGGACGCGGCATTACCGCCTTGCAGGAACTTTTAACAGACAGCCATTTAGAGAGTGTGTGGAGTATTCGCTGTTCTGCTGCAAGCGGCGCGGAATGGTTTTGTGCTGCAGGCGGAGATGGTAATGGTAAAAAAGAGCAAGAAGCGGCAGACCTTTTTGCAGAAGAATTGAGGCAGCTTGATATTCCGCGTGTCATCGAAGAGATGATGGATGCCATTGCATTCGGCTATGCCCCGCTTGAGGTTATCTGGCGCGCTCAAGGTGGACGGTGGGTAATCGGCGACATCGTTGGTAAGCCTCCGCAATGGTTTGAGTTTGACCAAGAAAATAATCTGGTGTTTCGTACCGGCGTTATCGGAACGGAACCGCTGCCGAAGAATCGGTTTCTTATTGCCCGCCACCGGCCGAGTTATGCGAACCCGTACGGAGTCAAAGTATTTTCAAAATGCTATTGGCCGGTAACCTTTAAAAAGAACGGGTTCCGCTGGTGGACGGTATTTGTCGAAAAATACGGCGGTGCCTTTTTGTACGGAAAATATCCGAATAATGCCAGTGACATTTATAAAAATGAACTGCTTACGTCGCTTGAGCGGATGGCATCTGATGCGGTGGCTATTGCACCTGAGGGAGCAGAAATCACCATTGAAAGCCTTGCTAATAAGGGGAGCGTTTCTAATGTCCACGCAGAGTATATAGAAGCAGCCAATAAAGAAATTTCAAAAGCGGTTTTAGGGCAAACGCTCACGACTGACATCGGCAGTAAAGGAAGCTATGCTGCAGCGCAGGCGCATAATCTTGTCAGGCAGGATTTAGCGGCTGCCGACCGTAGACGTATATCCGCCTGCTTTAATCGGCTCGCGGCAGTCTGGACGTATTACAATTACGGTGCAGATGTACTGCCTCCCGTATTCGAGTTTGTCAAAGATGAGGATTTACAGCAAGAGCGGGCAGAGCGGGATGCCAAGTTATACGCTCTCGGCTGGCGACCGAAAAAGGCGTATATCGAACGTGAATACGATATTCCACAAGAAGATTTTGAGATAGCGCACGAAGGCGAACAAAAAGAACAAGGAGATTTTGCTTTTCATACCAGTCATACCGGCGGTCAAACAAGCTGCCCCTGCGGATGCGGAACACACACGGAAAAAACGCTCTTTCAAAAAGCCGCTTCTTTTTTTGCGGATAAACAAACAAAGCAGCAATTAAAAGACCGGCAGCTCATGGATTCATTTAATAAAGCGATGCAGGAAAAAGGACAAGATGCAATCGACAAAAGTATTGAAAGCTATGTGAATGCACTCGGTATGGTAGACGATTATCAAGACGCTTCAAAGGCGCTTTTAGCTGCGTATAAAAACCGTTCACTGGATGATTTTGCTTCGTGTATCGACAATGTACGGTTTGCCGCTATCGGTGTTGCAGGGGTTAAAAAGAAATGAGTGATACCATTCCGTATCCTGAAATAGCGCATAAGTTTCTTGAAAAGAAAATAAATGTGGCGACTGATAAATGGGATGAGCTTAAATGGGGAGAACATGCCCACGCCTTTACCGTTGCGCATTCAAATGAAGCGGCCGTATTAGATACCATTCACGGCTTACTCAATCAGGCGATAAAAGACGGCATTCCTTTTAAAGACTTCCGGGACGGCCTTTTGGATATGATGAGTGCAAAAGGCTGGTATGGCGGAAATGGGCACACAAAAGATGATAAGCGGTATATTAACTGGCGTATCGGTCTTATCTACGATGTGAATATGAGATGCGCGTATGAAGCGGAGCATTACCGCAACCGGCTTATCGGCGCCGATTTACGTCCTATTTGGGTATACCGCCATGATCCAGCCGTTACGAATCCGCGGGCTGAACACCTCGCGCTTGATGGGAAAGCATTCCGGTATGATGATGCGTTTTGGAATACCTATAACCCGCCGAACGGCTGGGGCTGCCGGTGCTATGTAACAACGATGAGTGAGCACGAAGCGCAAAAAGAAGGGGTTACTATTGAGCATTCTGACGATTCCGGAAACCCTCCCGATATAGCCGGTGTCGATTGGAATACATTCGACAGTACGTGGAAATATAATCCTGCACGGGAAGCGTTATCGCCGAATTTCAGTACCTATAAAAATCTTGCAAAAATAAAAGCGGAAGACGGGAAAAGTATCCTCTCTCACGTAACGGAAAGCTACCGAAAAGCGATGGATGGTACAAAACTTACGAAAGGTGAATTTAATGTATTAGCAAAACGCATCAATAAAAAAGATTACACACCGCAAAATATTTTATATCAGGTAGGAAATCTTGAAGCGGAACGTTTTGAAGCAATGCAAGAAATAGGTGTGGCCGATTGCAAAATTCTTGCCTCGGATAAAGATTTATATCACGGTATCGGAGACAAAAATGCAAAGCAACGGATACCGGAATCTCTTTTTGAAGCGCTGTACGATAGTCTTAGTACTCCTGATGCAATCTATGAAAATACCGAACCGAATATACAAGAAGACGGTCGAGAGTTTCATTTTGTGAAAAATATGGATGGCGGGAAAATACTCAAAACCGTATTAAAGCAATTAGGAAAAGATTTTTCTTTACGGATTAAAACAACAGGATATATCGTGTATGATTATAACGATCCGGTGTATAAAAAAATATGGTAAGTGCCGGGCAGGATTTGCGCCTGCTGTACTTATCGCAGTCGGCGGTAACTCCGGCTGTTCAATGCACCTCTTAATACGCACTCTCAACACTTACCACTATAATGGTAACGGTCGGGCGGAATTTGCGTCCGCTGGATTCATCTCTGATGTCCCTCTCAATATACTCCTCAACCGTTACCTTAATCTATACTTTACTACACCTTGCTTAAAAAATCAACCATATAAAAGACTAATTTTTTCAAATAGTTTCTTTGAATTGTCGCACCGGTAAAGCGTAAAATAATCGCATAAAGAGGTTCGTAATGATTAAAGGCGTCAAGTTCTGGAATGCGAGAGAGTGCTATTTTGTGCAGACGAATAACCCAACAGAAGAAATATTGCGTAAGCGCTCTGACGGAGTATGGCTGGTTTCATGCGGGCCGTCGGCGGCGGTTACGTGCATAGCGGCGATGGGCTTTGATGTAGAGGTGAAAACGCCGGGAGGCTATAAACCGCAAAGCGAAGAGGTTTTGATGGACTTTTTCAATGATCCACGCAACTACCCTGCCTTGCAAAAGGTACGCCCTGAAACGCCTCCTGATGTGTGGCACGGTAATGAAGTGCCGCAATTTTATCCGGTTGCGGTTACCGCCGTTTTCGGCGTAAAGGCGCGCTTTGAATGGGGAGCCGTTTTTGAAACGGTTGCATCCGAACTACAAAACGGAAAAGCAGTGCAGCTCTGTCTTAAAAAGCCGGGGCATTACATTGCGGCCGTCGCATACGATGATGTGGCCGATGAGGTGATTTTTAATGATCCGTGGCCGCGCCGCTTTAAAGACGGGAACGGTTTTAACCGCCGTTTGAGCAAGGCGGATTTCAGCAATGTAAAACCGTTCCGGATTGTATACGACGCATAACCTGAATATGCGCAAAACAGCGGTTATGCGAGCGGCTTGGTTATTTAGCATTCTTTCCGTTTCAATCGAATTTGAACGGGTTTTGAACGCTTTTGAACGGTATTTTAAGAGGAGCTAAAGATGGCAGAATTAAAGGTTTTTAAGGCGGGAAAATACCCGCAAGGGGATTGGCCGAAAGAGCGGGTTCAAAGACTGGTCGATTCCTATAATCCTGAAAAATTATATGAAGCCCCGCTTGTTATCGGACACCGCTCATTCGGTATGAGCGATGATTATCAAGATGCACACGGCTGGGTTCAATCTATACGCATGGATAAAAGCGGTTGGGTTTTTGCCGAAGTACCGGCATTTTCTACTGATGTAATAAAAAAGGTTGCAGAAGGAAAGCTCCGGTACATGTCGGTAGAAATTTTTGAAAACGACATGGTGGATAAAAATGAGCCGCCATACTTGAAAGCAATAGCGCTGCTTGGGCGGGATACCCCTGCGGTTGCAGGAGCTAAGATACCGGCTCTCTTTTCGCTTTCATTCGGCGGATTTGTTGAATATGCAAACCAAGACGACCATGTATCAATCTTCACGCAGAAAATGGATGCAGGGACGATAAAACTCTTTTCCGCGAATGAGGCGGAAAAAACGACACAATCTCGGGAGGAAACTATGGATGAGATGACGGAAAAAGTAAAAACGGAAATGGCTGCAAAAGATGAGCGGATTGCGGCTCTCGAACAAGAAAATAAGAGCCTGAAACAAAACGGCATGAAAACCGATGCGGAGGCCTTTTTTTCCAAACTGCGGGATGAGGGAAAAATCACGCCGGCATATTTTGAAAAAGCCGTTGCCCTTGATGTCAAAATGACTGAGGAGGACAGAAAAGATTTCAGAGCGCTTTTTGCAAACAGCGAACCGATTGTCGATTTGTCCGGTGAGCATACGGCGACAAAAGAAAAGAGCAGCACTGATTTTGCCTGTAGCGCCGATGTGACGGCAAAAATAAAAGCCTTTCAAAAAGAGAAAGGTCTTGCGTCCTTTACCGAAGCGGCCGAAGCATTGTACTCGGCAAATCCTGAAATGTTCAGCGAGGAGGAATAAAAAATGATGAATAGACGTCCATATATCGCACAAAGCGAAATCGCTCCCGGTAGTGCAGTAATACAGGGAACGGTAGATAATACCGTAACCGCTCCGGCCGACGAAAAGGCGGATATGCTCGGCGTGTATCCGTTTGATGCCAATGAAGCCGCCGCAGCGCAAGACCGCATCGGCATAGCGATCGGCGGAGTAGTGAAAGTTGTTGCAGGCGGGACTGCAAGTGCCGGAAAAAAAGCGGTGCTTTCAAAAGATAAGCTCGGTGCGTTTGAAGATGTTCCTGCAACCGCGGGTACCTATAAAACGTGCGGGATATTCCTTGAGTCCGGAGAGGCAGGTGAATATATCGATATGTACATTGAACGCGGTGTCATAACCGTCGCATAGTCGGAAAAACGTATTTTAAGGAGGTTTTTTAATGCCCAGAGAACAAGGATATGTCAGTCCCCTGCTTTCCAATTTGGCAGTGGATTATTCAGCTAAGGTGCGGGAAGGAATGGTCGGCCCGCTGTTATTTCCGCGCGTTGAAGTCGGAAAACCGTCAGGCAAGTACGCCGTATTCAACGAGGAAAATATCTATAAAGTACCCGATGTAACGCTTGCAGGGGAACGCTCTCAAGCAAATGAATTTGCAACAAGCGGTACCATGCAAAACTATGCAACCACCCCGTATGGGTTAAAAGCGTTTATCGACAAAGCAGACTTAGAGTTTGCCGACGGGCCGTTCAAATTGTGGGAGCGGCGCAAGGTTGAGCTTTTAATTACGAAGCTTGAACTTGCGCAAGAAAAGCGCATTGCCGATTTAGTTACCAATTTATCGGGACGCACTACCAGCCTTTCAGGAGCAGGGAAAACGGCAACGAATAAATGGTCAAGTGCCTCGGATACAAAAGGCGGTAATCCCGTTGAAGCGATCAATGCAGCAATCAAGGAATGCTTTTTCCGCCCCAATACAATGGTACTCAGCGAGGCTGTCTATGATGCCCTTGAATACCATCCGGTACTTTTAAAGTATCTCGGTGAAGCTAATTTGATAAAAAAAGTTGACGAGGCAAACCTTGCGAAGCTTTTCAGAATTAACAAGGTCATCATCGCAAAAGGCCGAGCGGATTTCGGCAAGCGAAGCGAAGATAAAAAGGTTAGCCCTGAAAGTATCTGGGGTGATTCAGTCGTTCTTTGTTACACCGACTCTCAATGGGATCAGCCGTGCGCGGGAAAAACCGTCGCAGTAAAATACCGCGAAGCCGATAACTCAGGCTATGTCGTTCGAACATGGGATGAAAAAGACGGCGGTATTCTCGGCGGAGAATATGTGCAGGTTGCCCATGATGTTGCGGAATTAATTGTCTGCAAAAATCTGATTTATACCATCAAGGAAGTCCTTTAAAGAATTTTCAAAATAACGAGAGGTTTTGTTATGAAAAGATTTTTTGTTTTGATGTTAAGCCTTTTATACATCGGCTTAACGGTAGGCTTTGCTGAGCCGTGCAGCAGAAAGGAGGGATGTATGGCGTATTGTACCATCGAAGATATGCAGACTACCTACGGCAATGAGCGTATTGCTGCGTGGAGCGCAGTCGATGCAGAACGTGCAGAAAAGGCAATAGCCGATGCAAGTGCGGAAATTGACGGATATCTTTTATCCGGCGGTTACACTGTACCGCTTGCCGGTACCCCAGCGACGATAAAAAAATACTGCGTTGATATTGCCTGCGCCTCTTTAATTATCAGTACCGGTATGCTTGAAAACGATCCCGGCGGAAAAGCGGTTGTTGAACAGGCGGATATAGCAAGACGGTATTTGGATAAGGTTGCACAAGGCAAATACAAAATACCCGGCTACGATGAAAACAGCAGTAAGCCCCCTTCAGGAAACATACAGGCAGTATCGATGACTCGTATGGACTGGAAAGGATATTAACATGAGCAAGGCGGCAATAGAAGTCCGGTTTGATGATGATGCGGAATATCGGAATATCATCGATGCATTACATCGCGCTTCACACTGCGACCTCAAACGGATAGCGCAGGCTGCAGGGCTTGCGCTTGAAGCGGTAACAGCAGAAGCGTTTAAAAAACAAGAAGACCCCGTAACCAAAGATAAGTGGGAAGCGCTGCGCAAAGCACGCGGCCCGCTTGCTGCAAAACCCGGCTCTAAAACGCCTATCCTCAATGATAGAGGAACGTTAAAAAAATCAATTACGTTTCATGCCTTTGATGACGGCTCTGTCATTATCGGCTCAAACCTTGTGTATGCAGGAATACATCAGAGGGGCGGCAAGACAAAAGCGCATACGATAAAGCGGGGCAATGCAGTCATACAGCATCCCGGCTCGAAAATTCCGTCCCGTCCATTTCTTGGCGTGCCGAAAGATTTTCAAGAAAGTTTTTTCTCCGACCCTGCCATTAAAAAGCTACTCGGTATTGCAATAGGAGCGGAATAAACGATGGACGGGATGATAAAGGCTGCAAAAGATTTACTTGACATGTGTATCACCACCGAGATTCCTGATGCAACCGTGGTAAGGAATCGGGCAGATGAAACAAAACAGGTGATGACGCGCAAATGGCCGCTTGTTTCGCTCATTACTCAAGCAGGCAGACTTGATGACCGAACTGCGCGTCTTGCCCGTTATCGGGATGATGTAACGGGAGAACTGAAACAGCGGAGGATTCGGGGTACGCGGATTATCCCGATTTTAATCGGCGTCTGGGCAAAGGGAGAAAATGAGGTTGATGAGGTATTCAGTAAAATCGTACCGCGTATTCCGCGCAGGTGGAGTTATGACAATTTTGTAGGGCGTATCCTCATTAACAGTGAAGAGCATTCGGATTTTGCGGATAACGTGTCAAACCTGTACTGCTCAATATTGGAAGTAGAGTTTCAAGTTGAAGTTGCAGGGGACGCGGAACTGGTTCCGACATTCGTGCAAGTTTCCGAAATCCCTGATATGCAAAATCCTTAAAAGTGCAGGTAAGGAGTTTTTATATGGAGAAGAACATAAAAAAAGAATCGGCAACATTTCTTGCCGTTGAAGAACATGCGGCAAATTTGCAGGTTCCCGCTCCGGTTTTTCAAGCAGTGATGCAAGCGCAAAACTGGGCTGCAGGAAAAAAAGTTGAAAAAACTGAATTTGAAAAGGCGGTCAATGCCTTTTTAAACGCACCTATCGGAGGGTAAAAAATGGCTTTACCGAATATTAACACGACCATTAAAGACGGCGCTATGGGAGTAGCTGGAGCGGATGC from Treponema vincentii harbors:
- a CDS encoding class I SAM-dependent DNA methyltransferase gives rise to the protein MSIAKPEQTLTKKVWNMTGVLAAAGVGFTDYIIQLTYLLFLKMDFEKEAYGLGSALPDGSKWKDLVELDGRNQLKKYEKILEILQASDGLIGAIFTEAQNKIKTPALLKKLIGMIDEENWFSMDGDLKGAIYESILQKNGQDKKSGAGQYFTPRPLINAMVDVVQPKITETVADPACGTGGFLLAAYDYMRKQSDEPSKVDFLQTQALSGNDITPLVVTLASMNLYLHDIGVNTTPIKCEDSLEHEPEHLVNVILANPPFGARPAGSVDISTMRSDLIVTTSNNQLNFLQHIMVMLKDGGRAGIVLPDNVLFADGAGEILRKKLLKDFNLHTILRLPTGIFYANGVKANVLFFEKGSPTQETWYYDYRTGIKHTLATKPLKRSDLEDFVKCYCAGSLEDRKETWSKENPTGRWRKYHVDELLARDKTSLDISWIKDDSDAVDCSLAELMQTIQTKSANITAAVAELSRLIEGIEE
- a CDS encoding phage minor head protein: MSDTIPYPEIAHKFLEKKINVATDKWDELKWGEHAHAFTVAHSNEAAVLDTIHGLLNQAIKDGIPFKDFRDGLLDMMSAKGWYGGNGHTKDDKRYINWRIGLIYDVNMRCAYEAEHYRNRLIGADLRPIWVYRHDPAVTNPRAEHLALDGKAFRYDDAFWNTYNPPNGWGCRCYVTTMSEHEAQKEGVTIEHSDDSGNPPDIAGVDWNTFDSTWKYNPAREALSPNFSTYKNLAKIKAEDGKSILSHVTESYRKAMDGTKLTKGEFNVLAKRINKKDYTPQNILYQVGNLEAERFEAMQEIGVADCKILASDKDLYHGIGDKNAKQRIPESLFEALYDSLSTPDAIYENTEPNIQEDGREFHFVKNMDGGKILKTVLKQLGKDFSLRIKTTGYIVYDYNDPVYKKIW
- a CDS encoding phage virion morphogenesis protein is translated as MSKAAIEVRFDDDAEYRNIIDALHRASHCDLKRIAQAAGLALEAVTAEAFKKQEDPVTKDKWEALRKARGPLAAKPGSKTPILNDRGTLKKSITFHAFDDGSVIIGSNLVYAGIHQRGGKTKAHTIKRGNAVIQHPGSKIPSRPFLGVPKDFQESFFSDPAIKKLLGIAIGAE
- a CDS encoding DUF1320 domain-containing protein; the encoded protein is MKRFFVLMLSLLYIGLTVGFAEPCSRKEGCMAYCTIEDMQTTYGNERIAAWSAVDAERAEKAIADASAEIDGYLLSGGYTVPLAGTPATIKKYCVDIACASLIISTGMLENDPGGKAVVEQADIARRYLDKVAQGKYKIPGYDENSSKPPSGNIQAVSMTRMDWKGY
- a CDS encoding DUF1804 family protein encodes the protein MAKDERRAEAERLYVKEGKSCAQIATELAVSEGTIYRWKADAAALGETSDWDTARRVYNMSPRELVTMYAEALKQWVVKIKQSPDLLSDGKIADAIAKHVSVLQKLDNRSQYMGVALDLIKIADRWLYENEPALKTQMEPHWESIYQALSEYSTKKGLL
- a CDS encoding DUF935 domain-containing protein, coding for MMGKYKKQTGGVQRFDRWSPDTKDTADKRIQTVEETIEKMSGNHFATRERANDFVRLMRSLPDPDPILQKMGRGITALQELLTDSHLESVWSIRCSAASGAEWFCAAGGDGNGKKEQEAADLFAEELRQLDIPRVIEEMMDAIAFGYAPLEVIWRAQGGRWVIGDIVGKPPQWFEFDQENNLVFRTGVIGTEPLPKNRFLIARHRPSYANPYGVKVFSKCYWPVTFKKNGFRWWTVFVEKYGGAFLYGKYPNNASDIYKNELLTSLERMASDAVAIAPEGAEITIESLANKGSVSNVHAEYIEAANKEISKAVLGQTLTTDIGSKGSYAAAQAHNLVRQDLAAADRRRISACFNRLAAVWTYYNYGADVLPPVFEFVKDEDLQQERAERDAKLYALGWRPKKAYIEREYDIPQEDFEIAHEGEQKEQGDFAFHTSHTGGQTSCPCGCGTHTEKTLFQKAASFFADKQTKQQLKDRQLMDSFNKAMQEKGQDAIDKSIESYVNALGMVDDYQDASKALLAAYKNRSLDDFASCIDNVRFAAIGVAGVKKK
- a CDS encoding C39 family peptidase, which codes for MIKGVKFWNARECYFVQTNNPTEEILRKRSDGVWLVSCGPSAAVTCIAAMGFDVEVKTPGGYKPQSEEVLMDFFNDPRNYPALQKVRPETPPDVWHGNEVPQFYPVAVTAVFGVKARFEWGAVFETVASELQNGKAVQLCLKKPGHYIAAVAYDDVADEVIFNDPWPRRFKDGNGFNRRLSKADFSNVKPFRIVYDA